Proteins from a genomic interval of Candidatus Eisenbacteria bacterium:
- a CDS encoding GNAT family N-acetyltransferase yields MEIRLDDLRGPEIRALLEEHLANMRRISPPESVHALDLDGLRQPGIAFWTVWESGALLGCGALKELDARHGEIKSMRTAGSARRRGVARALLAHILAEANRRGYARLSLETGSQPEFEPARRLYESFGFARCGPFAGYTDDPNSVFMTRAL; encoded by the coding sequence ATGGAGATCCGGCTCGACGACCTGCGCGGCCCCGAGATTCGCGCGCTGCTCGAGGAGCACCTCGCGAACATGCGCCGCATCTCGCCGCCCGAAAGCGTGCACGCGCTCGACCTGGACGGCCTGCGCCAGCCCGGAATCGCCTTCTGGACCGTGTGGGAGAGCGGCGCGCTGCTGGGCTGCGGCGCTCTGAAGGAGCTGGACGCCCGTCACGGCGAGATCAAGTCCATGCGCACCGCCGGGTCCGCGCGCCGCCGAGGCGTCGCGCGGGCGCTGCTCGCGCACATCCTCGCCGAGGCGAACCGCCGGGGCTACGCGCGGCTCAGTCTCGAGACCGGCTCGCAGCCCGAGTTCGAGCCCGCGCGGCGGCTCTACGAGAGCTTCGGCTTCGCTCGGTGCGGGCCATTCGCCGGCTACACCGACGACCCAAACAGCGTGTTCATGACGCGCGCGCTGTAG
- a CDS encoding class I SAM-dependent methyltransferase encodes MYMGRWSRLMAAAFLDWLRPEPRGRWLEFGCGTGALTAAIRHSCAPETLVACDPSEAFVGHARARLPDQRVSFLVADAGALPRLEGGFDAVVSGLVLNFVSDPGAALAAVRARLRPGGVAAAYVWDYAEGMEFLRIFWDEAAALDERAAALDEGVRFPLCRGPALAELFREAGLGAVRCEAIEVVTEFASFEDYWSPFLHGTGPAPAFVATLAPREQHALRDRLAARLTAERDGRIRLRARAWAVRGTAPGPAPAGG; translated from the coding sequence ATGTACATGGGCCGCTGGAGCCGGCTCATGGCGGCCGCGTTCCTGGACTGGCTGCGCCCCGAGCCGCGCGGCCGCTGGCTCGAGTTCGGCTGCGGCACCGGCGCCCTCACGGCCGCGATCCGCCACTCGTGCGCACCCGAAACGCTCGTCGCCTGCGATCCGTCGGAAGCCTTCGTCGGACACGCGAGAGCCCGCTTGCCCGATCAGCGCGTGTCGTTCCTCGTCGCGGACGCGGGCGCGCTCCCGCGGCTCGAGGGAGGATTCGACGCCGTCGTCTCCGGCCTGGTGCTCAACTTCGTGTCCGACCCCGGCGCCGCCCTGGCCGCCGTGCGCGCGCGCCTACGGCCGGGCGGCGTCGCCGCCGCGTACGTCTGGGATTACGCCGAAGGCATGGAGTTCCTCAGGATTTTCTGGGACGAAGCCGCCGCGCTGGACGAACGCGCCGCGGCGCTCGACGAGGGCGTCCGCTTCCCGCTCTGCCGCGGGCCGGCGCTCGCGGAACTCTTCCGCGAAGCGGGCCTCGGCGCGGTGCGCTGCGAGGCGATCGAGGTCGTCACCGAGTTCGCCTCGTTCGAGGACTACTGGAGTCCGTTCCTGCACGGCACCGGTCCGGCACCCGCCTTCGTCGCGACGCTCGCCCCGCGGGAGCAGCATGCGCTTCGGGACCGGCTCGCCGCCCGGCTCACGGCCGAACGCGACGGTCGCATCCGGCTGCGCGCGCGCGCGTGGGCGGTCCGCGGGACGGCGCCCGGCCCGGCACCGGCGGGCGGGTGA